AAGGGTCAGGGTGCTGAGCCAGGCATCCGGCGGCAGGCGCTCGGTCAGCTCGCGCAGCACGGGGAGAGCGCGGATGCCGCTCTCCTCCACCGCCTTGAAGGCCGCCAGCAGCCGCTTCTTCTGGTTGAGCTCGGCGGCGATCTTCTCCACGACCTTGACCTGGGGGGCCAGGGCCCGCGTCGTCCGGTCGAGATCCTCCAGGTAGCGGCGGTCGGCGTGGCCCTGGGTCAGGAGCGCGCCGAGGCCCAGCGCCGCCGCGAGCGCCGCCACCCCGGCGGTCACGACCTGGCCCCCGGTGAGCATGCGCGGACGCAGCGCCTCCGGCAGCAGGTTGAGAACGGGCTGGCGCGGGCCGAGGGCCACGGCCAGCGCGAGCACCGTCACGCCGCGCTCGCCCTCCGGGACCGTCTCGAGGAGCGTGGCCACGCCGGCGCGGTACGGCGGCTCCGAGACTGGAGCGCCCAGTGCGGCCAGCGCCGGTGAGGAGACGAGGCCGCCGATCGCGTCGCCGGAGACCCACACTGCCTCGAAGTCCTTCCACTTGAGGAGCCGGAGGCTGCCCGCGATCTCGCCCGCGAGCTCGTCGCCGTCCGCCGCCGGCACGGTGCGGCTCAGCCGCAGCTCGCCGCTGCCGAGGAAGACGAGGTCGGTCGCCTCTCCGCGCCGATGCGCCCACACCGCGCGCCTTGCCTCCAGGCGCCGGCCGAGCAGCGCGGGAAGGTTGTGGCAGGCCACGGTGACCGACAGCGGCTTGAGCCGGGGCTCTGCCAGCAGCCTGAGCGCCCGTTCCACCGCGCGGCGCTCGCAGGCCGCCACCAGCACGCGGAGGGGCCCGCCCCGGGTCGTCGGCAGCGCGAGGGAGTCGAAGACCATCTCCTCGGGGGAGAAGGGGACGTGGCGCTCCAGCTCGAAGCGCAGCACCTCGGCGAGGCTCGACTCCGCGGCGGCAGGCAGCTCGAGAGGCTTGACCGTGACGAGGGAGCGCTGGAGCCCGATGCGCATCCAGCGTGGCCGGAGGTGCCGCGTGGCGAGCTCGGCCCGGAGGAGGGAGGCGAGGTCCTCCTCGCTCGCGAGTGTGAAGTGCTCGAGCCGGCCGCGTCCGGTGACGGCCGCGACCGTGAGGGCGTGCTCGTGCAGGAAGAGCCCGACTCTCGGCCGCGTCATCGCTCCGGGTCCACCCGCCAGGACAGGATCGTGACGCCGCGGGAGGGCGCAGGGGGCGCGCCGGCGCGCTGGGGCTGGGCCCCCGTCCGGAGGGTGCCGCGCTGGACGATGGCGACGACACGCGCCTTCGACTCGCCCGCCA
This sequence is a window from Candidatus Rokuibacteriota bacterium. Protein-coding genes within it:
- a CDS encoding PilN domain-containing protein — protein: MTRPRVGLFLHEHALTVAAVTGRGRLEHFTLASEEDLASLLRAELATRHLRPRWMRIGLQRSLVTVKPLELPAAAESSLAEVLRFELERHVPFSPEEMVFDSLALPTTRGGPLRVLVAACERRAVERALRLLAEPRLKPLSVTVACHNLPALLGRRLEARRAVWAHRRGEATDLVFLGSGELRLSRTVPAADGDELAGEIAGSLRLLKWKDFEAVWVSGDAIGGLVSSPALAALGAPVSEPPYRAGVATLLETVPEGERGVTVLALAVALGPRQPVLNLLPEALRPRMLTGGQVVTAGVAALAAALGLGALLTQGHADRRYLEDLDRTTRALAPQVKVVEKIAAELNQKKRLLAAFKAVEESGIRALPVLRELTERLPPDAWLSTLTLDTKSIELAGQASAAGQLIPLLESSAWIERVEFTSPVTRGRDKEQFRIKAAWEAGPAGPRSAPRPQGQD